In the Mauremys mutica isolate MM-2020 ecotype Southern chromosome 13, ASM2049712v1, whole genome shotgun sequence genome, one interval contains:
- the LOC123348689 gene encoding perilipin-3-like isoform X1, translating to MSENKSQTPVADTPESREHGQQNVVSRVANMPLVSSACDLVSMAYTSTKECHPHIRALCDVAAKGVKTMTEATIGCAQPVLTKLKPQIAAANEFACKGLDKLEEKLPILQQPTDKVLLDAKELVTGTRDAMNSRVTEVLDKTMEAAKSAVTSSMSTVMGSRLGLGAVSRAEAVRGKSADMVDHSLPITDDELAKLSASVKGFEVASVEQQQKYFVHLGSLSTELRQCAYLQSMGKVRLLHQSMQENLSQIQHIIDLIQNVKQSVGKKLHQDQQKLHQLWLEWTKKELAVIDKGSAQPEQVDALVLVMSWRITQQLQTMCLNLVIIIQGLPTSVQDKMQQAHHNLHEVHAVFSKASSFQGLSTSILTCSKQKLLKAQEYVDELLEYVVHNAHLSWLVGPFTSCGRTSVELQHQEDHRMETD from the exons GAGCAGGGTGGCCAACATGCCTTTGGTCAGCTCTGCCTGTGATCTGGTTTCCATGGCCTACACTTCCACTAAAGAGTGCCATCCCCACATCAGAGCTCTGTGTGATGTGGCAGCTAAAGGAGTGAAGACTATGACTGAAGCTACAATCGGCTGTGCACAGCCAGTTCTGACTAAACTTAAACCTCAGA TTGCAGCAGCAAATGAATTTGCCTGCAAAGGACTGGATAAGCTGGAGGAGAAACTGCCAATCCTTCAACAGCCGACTGATAAG GTTCTTTTGGATGCCAAAGAGTTGGTGACAGGTACCAGGGATGCCATGAACAGCAGAGTGACAGAGGTGCTGGACAAGACCATGGAGGCAGCAAAATCAGCAGTAACCAGCAGCATGAGCACAGTCATGGGCTCTAGACTGGGGCTTGGGGCTGTGAGCAGAGCAGAAGCTGTGCGGGGGAAATCAGCAGACATGGTGGATCACTCCCTCCCCATCACAGATGATGAACTAG CTAAATTATCAGCCTCTGTGAAGGGGTTTGAGGTGGCTTCTGTGGAACAGCAGCAGAAGTACTTTGTGCATCTGGGGTCTCTGTCCACTGAACTCCGCCAGTGTGCCTACCTGCAGTCCATGGGCAAAGTGAGACTGCTTCATCAGAGCATGCAGGAGAACCTCTCTCAGATCCAGCACATCATAGACCTG ATTCAGAATGTTAAGCAGAGTGTAGGTAAGAAACTACACCAGGATCAGCAGAAGCTGCACCAGTTGTGGCTGGAGTGGACTAAGAAGGAGCTTGCAGTAATTGACAAAGGATCTGCACAGCCAGAG CAGGTGGATGCCCTGGTTCTGGTCATGTCTTGGAGAATCACTCAGCAGCTGCAGACCATGTGCCTGAACCTAGTCATTATCATCCAAGGCCTTCCTACCAGCGTTCAGGACAAGATGCAGCAGGCTCATCACAATCTGCATGAGGTCCATGCTGTCTTCTCCAAGGCCAGTTCCTTCCAGGGCCTGTCTACCAGTATCCTGACCTGCAGCAAGCAGAAGCTGCTCAAGGCCCAGGAATATGTGGATGAACTGTTGGAATATGTGGTGCATAATGCTCATCTTTCCTGGCTAGTGGGACCCTTTACCTCCTGTGGCAGAACCTCTGTAGAATTGCAGCACCAGGAAGATCATAGGATGGAGACAGATTAG
- the LOC123348689 gene encoding perilipin-3-like isoform X3: MPLVSSACDLVSMAYTSTKECHPHIRALCDVAAKGVKTMTEATIGCAQPVLTKLKPQIAAANEFACKGLDKLEEKLPILQQPTDKVLLDAKELVTGTRDAMNSRVTEVLDKTMEAAKSAVTSSMSTVMGSRLGLGAVSRAEAVRGKSADMVDHSLPITDDELAKLSASVKGFEVASVEQQQKYFVHLGSLSTELRQCAYLQSMGKVRLLHQSMQENLSQIQHIIDLIQNVKQSVGKKLHQDQQKLHQLWLEWTKKELAVIDKGSAQPEQVDALVLVMSWRITQQLQTMCLNLVIIIQGLPTSVQDKMQQAHHNLHEVHAVFSKASSFQGLSTSILTCSKQKLLKAQEYVDELLEYVVHNAHLSWLVGPFTSCGRTSVELQHQEDHRMETD, encoded by the exons ATGCCTTTGGTCAGCTCTGCCTGTGATCTGGTTTCCATGGCCTACACTTCCACTAAAGAGTGCCATCCCCACATCAGAGCTCTGTGTGATGTGGCAGCTAAAGGAGTGAAGACTATGACTGAAGCTACAATCGGCTGTGCACAGCCAGTTCTGACTAAACTTAAACCTCAGA TTGCAGCAGCAAATGAATTTGCCTGCAAAGGACTGGATAAGCTGGAGGAGAAACTGCCAATCCTTCAACAGCCGACTGATAAG GTTCTTTTGGATGCCAAAGAGTTGGTGACAGGTACCAGGGATGCCATGAACAGCAGAGTGACAGAGGTGCTGGACAAGACCATGGAGGCAGCAAAATCAGCAGTAACCAGCAGCATGAGCACAGTCATGGGCTCTAGACTGGGGCTTGGGGCTGTGAGCAGAGCAGAAGCTGTGCGGGGGAAATCAGCAGACATGGTGGATCACTCCCTCCCCATCACAGATGATGAACTAG CTAAATTATCAGCCTCTGTGAAGGGGTTTGAGGTGGCTTCTGTGGAACAGCAGCAGAAGTACTTTGTGCATCTGGGGTCTCTGTCCACTGAACTCCGCCAGTGTGCCTACCTGCAGTCCATGGGCAAAGTGAGACTGCTTCATCAGAGCATGCAGGAGAACCTCTCTCAGATCCAGCACATCATAGACCTG ATTCAGAATGTTAAGCAGAGTGTAGGTAAGAAACTACACCAGGATCAGCAGAAGCTGCACCAGTTGTGGCTGGAGTGGACTAAGAAGGAGCTTGCAGTAATTGACAAAGGATCTGCACAGCCAGAG CAGGTGGATGCCCTGGTTCTGGTCATGTCTTGGAGAATCACTCAGCAGCTGCAGACCATGTGCCTGAACCTAGTCATTATCATCCAAGGCCTTCCTACCAGCGTTCAGGACAAGATGCAGCAGGCTCATCACAATCTGCATGAGGTCCATGCTGTCTTCTCCAAGGCCAGTTCCTTCCAGGGCCTGTCTACCAGTATCCTGACCTGCAGCAAGCAGAAGCTGCTCAAGGCCCAGGAATATGTGGATGAACTGTTGGAATATGTGGTGCATAATGCTCATCTTTCCTGGCTAGTGGGACCCTTTACCTCCTGTGGCAGAACCTCTGTAGAATTGCAGCACCAGGAAGATCATAGGATGGAGACAGATTAG
- the LOC123348689 gene encoding perilipin-3-like isoform X2, with product MSENKSQTPVADTPESREHGQQNVVSRVANMPLVSSACDLVSMAYTSTKECHPHIRALCDVAAKGVKTMTEATIGCAQPVLTKLKPQIAAANEFACKGLDKLEEKLPILQQPTDKVLLDAKELVTGTRDAMNSRVTEVLDKTMEAAKSAVTSSMSTVMGSRLGLGAVSRAEAVRGKSADMVDHSLPITDDELAKLSASVKGFEVASVEQQQKYFVHLGSLSTELRQCAYLQSMGKVRLLHQSMQENLSQIQHIIDLIQNVKQSVGKKLHQDQQKLHQLWLEWTKKELAVIDKGSAQPEVDALVLVMSWRITQQLQTMCLNLVIIIQGLPTSVQDKMQQAHHNLHEVHAVFSKASSFQGLSTSILTCSKQKLLKAQEYVDELLEYVVHNAHLSWLVGPFTSCGRTSVELQHQEDHRMETD from the exons GAGCAGGGTGGCCAACATGCCTTTGGTCAGCTCTGCCTGTGATCTGGTTTCCATGGCCTACACTTCCACTAAAGAGTGCCATCCCCACATCAGAGCTCTGTGTGATGTGGCAGCTAAAGGAGTGAAGACTATGACTGAAGCTACAATCGGCTGTGCACAGCCAGTTCTGACTAAACTTAAACCTCAGA TTGCAGCAGCAAATGAATTTGCCTGCAAAGGACTGGATAAGCTGGAGGAGAAACTGCCAATCCTTCAACAGCCGACTGATAAG GTTCTTTTGGATGCCAAAGAGTTGGTGACAGGTACCAGGGATGCCATGAACAGCAGAGTGACAGAGGTGCTGGACAAGACCATGGAGGCAGCAAAATCAGCAGTAACCAGCAGCATGAGCACAGTCATGGGCTCTAGACTGGGGCTTGGGGCTGTGAGCAGAGCAGAAGCTGTGCGGGGGAAATCAGCAGACATGGTGGATCACTCCCTCCCCATCACAGATGATGAACTAG CTAAATTATCAGCCTCTGTGAAGGGGTTTGAGGTGGCTTCTGTGGAACAGCAGCAGAAGTACTTTGTGCATCTGGGGTCTCTGTCCACTGAACTCCGCCAGTGTGCCTACCTGCAGTCCATGGGCAAAGTGAGACTGCTTCATCAGAGCATGCAGGAGAACCTCTCTCAGATCCAGCACATCATAGACCTG ATTCAGAATGTTAAGCAGAGTGTAGGTAAGAAACTACACCAGGATCAGCAGAAGCTGCACCAGTTGTGGCTGGAGTGGACTAAGAAGGAGCTTGCAGTAATTGACAAAGGATCTGCACAGCCAGAG GTGGATGCCCTGGTTCTGGTCATGTCTTGGAGAATCACTCAGCAGCTGCAGACCATGTGCCTGAACCTAGTCATTATCATCCAAGGCCTTCCTACCAGCGTTCAGGACAAGATGCAGCAGGCTCATCACAATCTGCATGAGGTCCATGCTGTCTTCTCCAAGGCCAGTTCCTTCCAGGGCCTGTCTACCAGTATCCTGACCTGCAGCAAGCAGAAGCTGCTCAAGGCCCAGGAATATGTGGATGAACTGTTGGAATATGTGGTGCATAATGCTCATCTTTCCTGGCTAGTGGGACCCTTTACCTCCTGTGGCAGAACCTCTGTAGAATTGCAGCACCAGGAAGATCATAGGATGGAGACAGATTAG